The nucleotide sequence CCGCTGTTGATACAACGGGAGCGGGTGACGCTTTTGTATCAGGCATTCTTCATTGCTTGAATGAATTTAATGGCACGCTTGAAGAACTTACACTTGATGAAGCGAGTGACATGGCGCTCTTCGGAAGTGTTTCTGGAGCTCTTGCTGTTTCGGTAAAAGGTGCGATGACAGCTCTGCCTACTTCGGAGCAGGTAGAAAAAGAGCTTGCACAAAACAAGCAATAAGCGCATATAATAGGAAAATATTTTGACTAATGTTTTCGTTTTTTGGTAATATTATTTTATTATAAAAGATGATACGCAACGGTGAAGGAAGTATAGTAGCTAGTGAAACACTTCTTAAAGCGAGCTGGGGACGGTGTAAGCCCAGTAGAAGACATTAGTGAAACGGCAATCCGGAGTTGCTTTTGAAAAGAGGATTCGTTTTTACATACGGATCAACTAGGGTGGAACCGCGGGAGATACAACTCTCGTCCCTGGGCATAGCGCCTTGGGACGGGAGTTTTTTATTTTTCATAAAAAACCAACCTGATCCATAAGGCAAAATCCGAATGGGAGGAATAAAAATGTCAAAAAACATGGAAACCATCACAAATCATGCGAAACATCGCGGCTTTGTCTTTCCAGGATCTGAAATATACGGAGGTCTTGCAAACACGTGGGATTACGGTCCGCTTGGTGTTGAGCTGAAGAACAACGTAAAAAAAGCTTGGTGGAAAAAATTCGTTCAAGAATCACCTTACAACGTAGGTCTTGATGCAGCGATCCTCATGAACCCTCGTACGTGGGAAGCATCTGGACACATCGGCAACTTCAACGATCCGATGATGGATTGTAAGAACTGTAAAGCGCGTCACCGTGCTGATAAATTAATTGAAGACGCAGCTGATCAAGCAGGAAAAGAGATTATCGTTGACGGTCTTCCTTTTGAAAAGATGGAAGAACTCGTAAAAGAGTACAACATCGCTTGCCCTGAGTGTGGAAGCCATGACTTCACAAGCATCCGTCAGTTCAACTTGATGTTCAAAACGCACCAAGGTGTAACTGAATCCAGCTCAAACGAGATCTACATGCGTCCCGAAACGGCTCAAGGTATTTTCGTTAACTTCAAAAATGTTCAGCGTACAATGCGTAAAAAGCTGCCGTTCGGTATCGCACAGATCGGGAAGAGCTTCCGTAACGAGATCACGCCTGGTAACTTCACGTTCCGTACACGTGAGTTCGAACAGATGGAGCTCGAGTTCTTCTGTAAGCCAGGTAGCGAGATCGAGTGGTTTAACTATTGGAAAGATACAGCTGAAAACTGGCTGAAGTCACTAGGTATGACATCAGAAAATCTTCGTCTGCGCGACCATAACGAAGATGAGCTTTCTCACTACTCAAATGCAACGACTGACTTTGAGTACAAATTCCCTTTCGGCTGGGGCGAGCTTTGGGGTGTTGCATCCCGTACAGACTTCGATCTGAAGCGTCACATGGAATTCTCAGGTGAAGACTTTAACTACATCGACCAAGAAACAAACGAGCGCTACATTCCGTATTGCATCGAGCCTTCTCTAGGTGCTGACCGTGTAACACTTGCGTTCTTGATCGATGCTTATGAAGATGAGCAGTTGGAAGATGGTACATCAAGAACAGTTATGCACTTGCATCCGGCACTTGCGCCTTATAAAGCAGCGATTTTGCCGTTATCTAAGAAGCTTTCTGAAGAAGCAACAGAAGTGTTTAGTTCACTTGCTAAAGACTTCAATGTAGATTACGACGAAACGGGATCAATCGGTAAACGTTACCGCCGTCAAGATGAAGTAGGTACACCGTTCTGTATCACATACGATTTTGACTCTAAAGAAGATGGCATGGTTACAGTACGTGACCGTGACACGATGGAACAAACGCGAGTGAAGATTGCAGATTTGAAGAGCTTTATTGAGGAGAAAGTTCAGTTTTAATTAAAAACTTGTGATTCAGAGTTGCTTTTGTGAGTGGTTGATTTCCGTTTCAGGTGCTCGCTTTCCGGGGGGCGTGCGGTGAGCCTCCTCTGCGCTTTGCGCACTTAGGAGTCTCACCTGTCCCGCTGATCCCCCAGGAGTCTCCCACCTTACACTCCAATCAACTTTTCAATGAAGCTTCAAAGATCTAAAAGCTTAATATTAAGCACACATTTGCTTCTTGCGATGTGTGCTTCTGTTTTTTCTGTGGCGTTTATTCTACAATAGAGTATGAGAGATTAATTTATAGCCCTCGGGCTTTTAGTGGAGGTATATACATGAACGAAGGACGTATTCAAAAGGTACAAAACTGGTTAAAGCAAGAGGGGCATACTTTCGCGTTCATTCACACGACAGCAAACGTGTTCTACTTATCAGGACTTTACACAGATCCGCATGAGCGCGTGTTAGGTGTTGTGGTGTTAGCACATGGCGAGCCATTCATGGTTTGTCCAGGAATGGAGCGTTCACAAGCGAAAGGCGCTGGCTGGACGTATGAGATCGTTGGGTACAGTGATTCTGAAGACCCTTGGGCGAAGGTTCAAGAAGCTTTGGCGAGCCGTGGTGTTACCTCTGCTTCTTCAGTAGCTGTTGAAAAAGAAACACTTCCTTATGCTCGTGGTGAGAAGCTTCTTGGCATGTTTGAGAGTGCGAGCTTGGTCGGTGCAGAAGAATTGTTGAACGAGCTTCGTCTCATAAAAGAAGAGAGCGAGTTAAAGACGTTGCGTGAAGCAGCGAGACTTGCAGACTATGGGGTTGAAGTAGGAGTTGCAGCACTTCGTGAGGGTGTAACTGAGATGGAAGTACTCGCGAAGATCGAATACGAACTGAAGCAAAAAGGCATCAGCGCGATGTCGTTTTCTACGATGGTGTTATTCGGTGAAAAAGCTGGACAGCCTCATGGTAAGCCTGGATTAAGAAAGCTTCAGCATGGCGACTTCGTATTGTTTGATCTAGGTGTTGTCCTTGATGGCTATTGCTCAGACATCACGCGTACTGTAGCGTTTGGCGATCTGGATGAAAAGCGCCATGAGATATACGATACTGTGCTGCAGGCTCAGTTGAAAGCTTTAGAAGCATCTAAGCCGGGAACGCGCATTGGTGACCTTGATGTGATCGCGCGCAACCACATTACGGAAGCGGGTTACGGAGATCACTTCCCGCATCGTATCGGACACGGTCTTGGAATCGATGTTCACGAGTTCCCGTCCATGAGCGATAACAATGACGGCGTGTTGCGTGAAGGAATGACGTATACGATCGAACCAGGCATCTATATTGATGATGTTGGCGGCGTACGTATTGAAGACGACGTATATGTAACTGCAGATGGACATGAAACATTGACGAAATACCCGAAAGAGCTGCAGATTATTAAATAAAAACGTTAAAAAAGGATGGTCCACGTTTTTGGGCCATCCTTTTGCTATGCATGAAGTATTATTTAACCCTAAAGGCTAAGAATATCTCTATTCCAAACTCATAATCCCTGAAATTCGCTTCATAATCCCGCGAGATTCGGCCGTAATCCCGCGAGAATTAAAGATAAACCCGCGAGTTTTAGCTATATATCCGCGAGTCTACAAATTCAGACATATTACGACATCCGATATGCGCAATTTAAGTGTTCCTGATCTTTACTACTTCTTGTTGTTCTCTTTTCGCATCCCACACTCGTTGAATCTCAAATGTACCTTCTTCAAAGAACAACGGAAATCTTTCTTTAAACCAATCCTGCATTGGGAGATTCAGTGCTTCATTCAGCGAAACCCAAACCAGTTCTCCTTCTGGTGGATCCAACAAAAGCTCACCTTCAAACGTATCTGTCCAATAGTTAAACACCATGTACCTAACATTCTCTTGTGGATTTACATACTCATCGATCCCTTTATATATAAGGTTAGAAACGGTTAATCCCGTTTCTTCCTTTACTTCTCTAATAGCGCACTCTACTAAGCTTTCAGGGAAATCGACCTTACCGCCAGGTGCCAAAAAGCCAGGGAAACCACGGCTGTCAGGCCGCTTTATCAGTAGCACTTTATCTTCGTGTTGAACCATGCACATCGTATAAAGGCGATTATCGATTGTCTTTAGTTGATTTAACATAAAATCCTCTCAATACCGTTTATACCAATTTTAACATTGTGGTAACAAAAAAAGAGCAGACATCGTTTCTGCTCTTCAAAAGTTTTTTTATTATAGTGGAAGCACATAAAACATCATAAGAAAATGCATCACACTGCCGGCTAGCACAAACAGGTGCCAAACTGCGTGGTGAAATGGAAAGCTGCGCCATACATAAAAGATACTGCCGAGCGTGTAGATGATTCCGCCGGCTACAAGCAGCTGAATCCCTTCTGGCGGCATGTTTGCTGAGATGTCTTGAAAAGCAAACGTAATCAGCCAGCCCATCGCTACATAACCTAATGTTGATAACACCACAAATTTTTTCGTGAAAAAGACTTTAAATACAACGCCAGAGATCGCAAGTCCCCAAACGACGCCGAATAGTGTCCAGCCGAGCGCCCCGCCTACAACGATCAGTACGATCGGGGTATACGTTCCCGCGATAAAAAGATAGATGG is from Fictibacillus sp. b24 and encodes:
- a CDS encoding glycine--tRNA ligase — its product is MSKNMETITNHAKHRGFVFPGSEIYGGLANTWDYGPLGVELKNNVKKAWWKKFVQESPYNVGLDAAILMNPRTWEASGHIGNFNDPMMDCKNCKARHRADKLIEDAADQAGKEIIVDGLPFEKMEELVKEYNIACPECGSHDFTSIRQFNLMFKTHQGVTESSSNEIYMRPETAQGIFVNFKNVQRTMRKKLPFGIAQIGKSFRNEITPGNFTFRTREFEQMELEFFCKPGSEIEWFNYWKDTAENWLKSLGMTSENLRLRDHNEDELSHYSNATTDFEYKFPFGWGELWGVASRTDFDLKRHMEFSGEDFNYIDQETNERYIPYCIEPSLGADRVTLAFLIDAYEDEQLEDGTSRTVMHLHPALAPYKAAILPLSKKLSEEATEVFSSLAKDFNVDYDETGSIGKRYRRQDEVGTPFCITYDFDSKEDGMVTVRDRDTMEQTRVKIADLKSFIEEKVQF
- a CDS encoding M24 family metallopeptidase codes for the protein MNEGRIQKVQNWLKQEGHTFAFIHTTANVFYLSGLYTDPHERVLGVVVLAHGEPFMVCPGMERSQAKGAGWTYEIVGYSDSEDPWAKVQEALASRGVTSASSVAVEKETLPYARGEKLLGMFESASLVGAEELLNELRLIKEESELKTLREAARLADYGVEVGVAALREGVTEMEVLAKIEYELKQKGISAMSFSTMVLFGEKAGQPHGKPGLRKLQHGDFVLFDLGVVLDGYCSDITRTVAFGDLDEKRHEIYDTVLQAQLKALEASKPGTRIGDLDVIARNHITEAGYGDHFPHRIGHGLGIDVHEFPSMSDNNDGVLREGMTYTIEPGIYIDDVGGVRIEDDVYVTADGHETLTKYPKELQIIK
- a CDS encoding 8-oxo-dGTP diphosphatase, coding for MLNQLKTIDNRLYTMCMVQHEDKVLLIKRPDSRGFPGFLAPGGKVDFPESLVECAIREVKEETGLTVSNLIYKGIDEYVNPQENVRYMVFNYWTDTFEGELLLDPPEGELVWVSLNEALNLPMQDWFKERFPLFFEEGTFEIQRVWDAKREQQEVVKIRNT
- the trhA gene encoding PAQR family membrane homeostasis protein TrhA, translating into MSTHVFSKREEIANAITHGLGVLLSVAVTSILLVFAVWKGTAVHIVSFAVFGGTMLALYTASTLVHAFPKGRVKDLFEIMDHAAIYLFIAGTYTPIVLIVVGGALGWTLFGVVWGLAISGVVFKVFFTKKFVVLSTLGYVAMGWLITFAFQDISANMPPEGIQLLVAGGIIYTLGSIFYVWRSFPFHHAVWHLFVLAGSVMHFLMMFYVLPL